DNA from Daucus carota subsp. sativus chromosome 1, DH1 v3.0, whole genome shotgun sequence:
tcttcataactcttagcccatagcgcacctccagaagcagcatcaagcataggtctggattgaggtccaagaccattgtagaaactgtttatttgcatccaatccggcatacCATGGTGGGGACACTTTCTTAGCATCTCTTTATACctctcccaggcttcacagaatgtttctcctgattgttgagagaattgagatagagcatttcgtagcgcagcagtctttgccatggggaagaatttagtgagaaatttctgagctagatcttcccatgtagtaatcgaaccagatggtaaagaatgtaaccatcccttggccttatctttcagtgaaaatgggaaaagtcTTAGCTTCACAGCCTCATCAGAGACGTCAttgaatttgaaagtgtcacagatctctataaaattccgtatatgcatattggggtcttcagtaggagaacccccatactgtaccgagttctgaaccatttgaatagttcctggtttgatttcaaaggctttggctgcgattgcaggcctgacaatgcttgattggatatcatcgatctttggcatagagaaatccttcaatgccttactgtctggttgtgcttcaggttctgtcattgtttcagaatcagaagaagaagtagaagatgaatcaattgctttcttacgggtctgagaacgtgtttgcataaacgcgacccaagtacctgaaataaagaaaagaagaaaagtgagaagagaatagaatcctagtcagtgaattttaatgcacactgatgacaagtacaaaaactattaattaacaccgagtccccggcagcggcgccaaaaacttgttcggtgaaatctacactacacgcaagcgcacgtgatcacaagtaatatattaagttcgatcccacagagactggtgaattaagaatacgcacctatgcaacaatgtatgatcaattttcactgccaagacaattaacaaggatggtttctttgttactaataactaaaattactaatcaaattcagaataggaaaacacatgggattctaacttcattatcgaattcatctaggattgaaattactgattaacatgtgactgttgatcctaatcagacaacacgaaagtaatacatgccaactctcgttgcacacatatcataccaatcaaaatccgcaattaagacagaaatctcatggacaccaacaaagctcagaccctatatctctatagcggtagtgtaagcagagaggtttaatagcaagtcatctatcgtgattacacagggtgataaaaatagttcaagtctaccacaaattatgtttcattcacataatcctatgtttacatggcatagttctaaattcaatcatccactctcgcttcagaaagaattaacaaacaacttagaagttagctacgctcctaagaagaataagcacggctcatgcaaagaaatcaacgtacgtcacaaaatcaagtaataaatattcgttactagactacatcgataaatccattagaatcccatgaaggcggttagttcataatcgaactaatcaacatcatgggttctagtgaaaacattataaagaaaagacaagaattgaatggaataaaaatgcttgaattaataataataaggatcacacgttacagatttgatgttcacgatcttgctcgaaactgtcacttcctcgcaaagaacgatccaatacaactgataatgtgcttcgataaaaattaactatgatattgttccgatattctaactacttctacgaggctagggttttacacacgagaaataaaaattgcattgactaagtcaaccgggcctcgaccgctgcgaaaatccactaacaagctgtaaaaatcggcccagggagttctgctgggcgccaccgcgctagactagcgcgggcgcgctagttgacccgaggatagcgcgggcgcgctataggttagcgcgggcgcgctactgactgtgatggcagccctgtttcttcgtgttcagctcgttctcgcgtgcatgtccttcctcgcttctagtaccacttccgtaggtgatcacggttgcatttagcatatgcaacaagccctttaaacccctagatagctctagtggacgagtgtgctctcgtgagggtttgtagaagatgtacccacaaaatcccaagtcttgatgaatccacaattctctattcttgcaaataatgcaccaaaaccaacctaaaatgatagaaaatcacttcatcacctcaactcgtgacctgcacagaaaaacactaaaaacacatcaaaagacactaaacacttaagtacaaccaaccaatttaagtggaaatgaaggcctataagtgtgtataaataccacttatcagtgtCAAACACCTCTTTCTCAGAAAAGTTTATCATAAGAAGACGACGATGGCAATCCTCAAGACAGGGGATAGAAATATCAGCAGCAATGGGACCAGTAGTCACATGTTTCCCTAAcaaattctcaaaataattaacaGCCACCCCGGAAATAGCTTTATGAGTATAGAAAACGTTCCCCGACTCATCTTCTAAAGAAACAATCTTGTTCGTGTTCCAACGACCACGACAAGCATTATAGAAATATTTATTGTTACCATCTCCCAGGTTAAGCCACCTGACACGAGCTTTTTGTTTGAGAAAAGTTTCCTCCTTAAGCAGAGCGTCTTTGAGAGAGGAACATAAACGAGCTTCTTCAAGAATGTAATTGTCATTAGGCTGTGAAGGCATGGAATCTTGCAAAAGATGTAAATTAGCTTTAGCTTTACAAACTGCAATGTGGAGGTCTCCTCTACTACGGTTCAGGGCAATAAGAGCAGATTTAACTCGCTTTAGTTTAGTCGATAACACATACCAGGGGTCACCAAAAACAGAGGAGTTCCATGCTTCAGTGACCACATGGAGAAAAGAACTATCCTCAATGATATGTTTGAACACCTGGAAAGGACGAGAGATTTTCTCAGGAACAGTACCCGTGGTTGCCACAACTGGGCAGTGATCGGACAGACCCCGAGGCAAAAACCGAGCATAAGAATTACGGAAGCAATCCAACCATGACGGGTTGACAAGAGCGCGGTCGAGCTTCTTTAGAATTTTACCCTTATCCCACCATGTAAGGAATTGCCCAGAATAGTGTAAATCAACCATAGAAATAGCATTAAGACAGTCCCTGAAGTCAGTCATACCCGAAGTAACCACAGTCTTACCTCCACTAATTTCATTGACATTTAAACAAACATTGAAATCACCAAGGGCTATCCAGGGAGGGCATATACCATTAACCAGCACAGAGTCATGAAAACTGACTAAAGAAGCCCATAGATTTTTCCTTTCTACCGCAGAATTAAGAGCATACACAAAAGAGACCAAGAAATGCTCATTAGTAGACAAATTTGTTACCCCACAAGTGATATGCTGAGCGTCAGTAACCAGAGGCACAATAGACCACAAAGCTGGGTTCCACCCTACCCAGATGTGACCATTATGGTGGTGAGGGTAGTTAAAGTACCAACAAAAGTCGGGACGGATGGATTTAGAGACAAAAGTGGCCGAGGCCTGCTTAACATGCGTTTCGAGGAGCGCGATAAGACCAATGTTATTATCACGAATAAAATCCTGAGCAAAGGATATCTTTTTATTAACTCCACGAACGTTGTAAGCACAAAAATTCATTAATAACCAGGATTAATGATGGGGAAAATCCCCTTGCCCCTTCAAAGAGGGCTGCTTTTGACGCTTATTCTTGTTCTTAGAAAGGGATTTAGCAATAGAGGCATAAATAGGTAAACTAGAAGTTGTAGGACCTGATGTAGCAGAAATACCAGACGGCTTGAGGGGAATTGGAGCATCATCAGTAATAGTAGAAGCTTTAGGCTGAGATTTTTTTCGAGAACTAACTGTCCTCCATTCACCTTCCTTAGGCTGCATTTCTGTTGTAGTAGGATTAGGCTTTGGATTAGCAATCACCTCAGAGTCCTTAGGAACCGGAGTGTCCTTTGGCTTATCAGAAGTAACAGAGGTGTAGCACTCCTTCCGTACCCAGGTACGAACAGTGGACGGGCAAGCACCAACCGAATGGCCTAAAGTGTTGCACCCTTTACAATAAAGAGGCCGATTCGGGTAAGAGAAATGGACCAGTGATTGAATCTTTTCACCAGAGAAAGGATCGATTGAAATAACCGGAACAGATTCAGGAA
Protein-coding regions in this window:
- the LOC108204038 gene encoding uncharacterized protein LOC108204038, whose protein sequence is MNFCAYNVRGVNKKISFAQDFIRDNNIGLIALLETHVKQASATFVSKSIRPDFCWYFNYPHHHNGHIWVGWNPALWSIVPLVTDAQHITCGVTNLSTNEHFLVSFVYALNSAVERKNLWASLVSFHDSVLVNGICPPWIALGDFNVCLNVNEISGGKTVVTSGMTDFRDCLNAISMVDLHYSGQFLTWWDKGKILKKLDRALVNPSWLDCFRNSYARFLPRGLSDHCPVVATTGTVPEKISRPFQVFKHIIEDSSFLHVVTEAWNSSVFGDPWYVLSTKLKRVKSALIALNRSRGDLHIAVCKAKANLHLLQDSMPSQPNDNYILEEARLCSSLKDALLKEETFLKQKARVRWLNLGDGNNKYFYNACRGRWNTNKIVSLEDESGNVFYTHKAISGVAVNYFENLLGKHVTTGPIAADISIPCLEDCHRRLLMINFSEKEGDEPQEIPAEVPSNTIGTNPTVEKDKAIPAAAPMSKPVYPPPPFPRRLKKQQLDKQFGKFLEVFKKLHINIPFAEALEQMPSYAKFMKGILSKKLKLEELETVALTEECSAVRKRKNF